One Pocillopora verrucosa isolate sample1 chromosome 10, ASM3666991v2, whole genome shotgun sequence genomic window carries:
- the LOC136284048 gene encoding uncharacterized protein translates to MEELTKEAEAKLQMLLYTNGKTRGIVEKGNIGAVARHRDNLQALVKEVDALKLKVEQTMFKAGKSAEDVGSWSSSIEEPIAEADEEVSRLEKWLVETNGEIEHRKHKDEEERKARAREEELKFEREQMEMKLEFERQLEETKAKQQPVEKVNQTEQRTTKLPKLQITKFNGTYEAWLPFWNKFQAEIDKANLASVTKFAYLKELVDPKVRAEIDGLPFTTEGYDRAKNILIGEYGKTSEIVNAYVQNIANLPVITGTQPAPIHEFYKKLVYNVQSLETLGKLKDVTGNVRSVLDKLKGVKADLVRGQMDWQDWDFPQLIKALKSWKEINPIGSGADNVGKQGAKFRDREKTFHANETTPTQRGCVYCDATDHRAVNCDKFVTVGDRRKQLGLKQLCFNCTGSRHRASECKCRSGCQICSRRHHTSICDKHTSRDQLMTTTSAERKGVVYPMVTVDVNGVKCRALLDTGAGSSYASSTLLNCLHLRPIRQQFKRIEMMFGTSNKAIDIYGLQIRSVDGKFTLEAEVNKVDRNELLTLENPKCAEIVAQFSHLKGVATNDNDEKAMLPVHLILGTNEYAKIKTGARPRVGRSGEPVAEYTKFGWTILSPGTELDLSNMLLTQTSAIDYEELCKLDVLGLKDNPSGDQETVYEEFKEQLTRSSEGWYETNLPWKGNHPPLSNNHTGSLKRLKNLVRKLEIQGELERYNDIIQTQLSQGIVEHADEVVKDGKEFYIPHKAVVRENAESTKIRIVYDASARANVSVPSLNECLEIGPPLQNQLWNVLVRNRFYPVAIAGDLKQAFLQIRVRREDRVALRFHWIKDLASKQVDTLRFTRVLFGLAPSPFLLAAVIKEHLQRYKMVNPELVEEIERSMYVDDLISGGETTERALEIKMTATTIFGEATFKLHKWHSNDRELEVETATVDEESQSYAKQQLGTRKGESKLLGVPWDKEKDEIQVSFPISTAEPTKRGILGKVAKIYDPLGLASPVTLSGKMLYRDACDTKIAWDRPLPSDLQAKTEGKAYLALYACSLTRGLFLEVLPNLATSEFLRSLKRLIARRGRPKKIYSDNGKTFVGAEKWLKQVMRDEKTQDYLAHENIKWQFNLSRAAWWGGQFERLIALVKTALNKTIGCGMLTWTELCEVVLDVEIALNNRPLCYVEDDIQLPVLTPNSLLFLRSNQLPELEPHHLREFDLRRRAKYLRRCKQALWTRWTTEYLRGLRERHRMKHKGQTTPLAKGEVVIIKDEERNRNKWKIGIVEDLISGRDGIVRAAKLRAGKGTLERAVQHLYPLELSCDRENVQAPLQLNPLAPTFRPRRDAAVAARYRIQDANIDAD, encoded by the coding sequence ATGGAGGAACTAACCAAAGAAGCAGAGGCTAAATTGCAGATGTTGCTGTACACTAATGGAAAAACACGTGGCATTGTGGAAAAGGGAAACATAGGAGCGGTTGCGCGACATCGCGACAACCTACAAGCATTAGTAAAAGAAGTAGACGCGCTTAAACTAAAGGTTGAACAGACCATGTTCAAGGCCGGGAAAAGTGCAGAAGACGTTGGAAGTTGGAGCAGCAGCATTGAAGAACCGATCGCCGAAGCTGACGAAGAAGTTTCGCGACTAGAAAAATGGCTCGTGGAGACGAATGGAGAGATCGAACATCGAAAGCACAAggacgaagaagaaaggaaagcccgTGCTCGTGAAGAGGAGCTTAAATTCGAAAGAGAGCAAATGgagatgaagctagaattcGAACGCCAACTGGAAGAGACCAAGGCAAAACAGCAACCTGTTGAGAAGGTTAATCAGACTGAACAAAGGACAACAAAGCTACCGAAACTAcagatcacaaagtttaatGGGACGTATGAAGCATGGCTGCCGTTCTGGAACAaatttcaagctgaaattgATAAAGCAAACCTTGCATCTGTGACCAAGTTTGCATACCTAAAAGAGCTGGTAGATCCAAAGGTTCGAGCGGAGATAGACGGACTGCCTTTCACAACAGAGGGCTACGATAGGGCAAAGAATATCCTCATCGGCGAATATGGAAAAACGAGCGAGATCGTGAATGCGTACGTCCAGAACATCGCGAATTTGCCTGTCATTACAGGAACACAACCTGCACCTATCCACGAATTTTACAAGAAGCTCGTGTACAATGTGCAATCTTTGGagacactgggcaaattgaaAGACGTCACTGGAAATGTAAGAAGTGTGCTCGACAAACTAAAGGGTGTAAAAGCAGATCTAGTGAGAGGACAAATGGACTGGCAGGACTGGGACTTCCCACAGttgataaaagctttgaaaagttggAAGGAAATCAACCCCATTGGGAGCGGCGCGGATAATGTGGGGAAGCAAGGTGCTAAATTCCGCGatcgcgagaaaacatttcacgCAAACGAAACTACGCCAACACAAAGAGGGTGCGTCTACTGTGACGCAACTGACCACAGAGCTGTGAATTGCGACAAGTTTGTGACAGTTGGAGACCGCAGGAAGCAATTAGGACTgaaacagctttgttttaacTGCACCGGAAGTCGACACCGTGCTTCTGAGTGCAAATGCCGTTCTGGCTGCCAGATCTGCAGTCGAAGACATCATACGTCGATCTGTGACAAACATACATCGCGAGACCAGCTGATGACCACAACGAGCGCAGAAAGGAAAGGAGTGGTGTATCCTATGGTAACAGTTGACGTGAACGGTGTTAAATGCCGAGCATTGTTGGATACAGGAGCCGGAAGTTCCTACGCTTCATCAACGCTTCTGAACTGTTTACATTTGCGCCCTATCCGTCAACAATTCAAGCGCATTGAAATGATGTTTGGTACTTCAAACAAAGCGATAGACATCTATGGCCTACAAATTCGAAGCGTTGATGGTAAATTCACCTTAGAAGCCGAAGTAAACAAAGTCGACCGCAATGAGttgttgacattggaaaaccCAAAATGCGCAGAAATCGTAGCTCAGTTTTCTCACTTGAAGGGCGTAGCCACAAATGATAACGACGAGAAAGCGATGTTGCCTGTTCATCTGATCCTTGGAACAAACGAGTACGCTAAGATCAAAACAGGGGCAAGACCAAGAGTTGGGCGCTCGGGAGAACCAGTAGCAGAATACACGAAGTTCGGCTGGACGATCTTGTCACCTGGAACAGAGTTGGATCTCAGCAACATGTTGTTAACGCAGACCTCCGCAATTGATTACGAAGAATTGTGCAAGTTAGACGTCTTGGGGTTAAAGGACAATCCAAGTGGAGACCAGGAAACCGTTTACGAAGAATTCAAAGAGCAACTAACTAGGAGTTCAGAAGGCTGGTACGAGACGAACTTGCCCTGGAAAGGAAATCACCCCCCCCTATCGAACAATCACACTGGAAGTTTAAAACGTCTCAAAAATCTCGTGCGGAAGTTAGAGATACAAGGCGAGCTGGAGAGGTACAACGACATTATCCAGACTCAACTGAGCCAAGGGATCGTAGAACACGCTGACGAGGTGGTCAAGGACGGAAAAGAGTTCTACATTCCTCATAAAGCGGTCGTGCGCGAGAATGCAGAATCTACAAAGATACGCATTGTTTATGATGCTTCTGCAAGAGCTAATGTAAGTGTCCCCTCACTCAACGAGTGCCTCGAAATCGGCCCTCCACTACAGAACCAGCTTTGGAACGTGCTGGTACGAAATAGGTTCTATCCCGTGGCAATAGCTGGCGActtaaaacaagcatttttgCAAATTCGCGTCCGAAGAGAAGACCGAGTTGCCTTACGCTTTCATTGGATAAAGGATCTGGCAAGCAAACAAGTAGATACCTTGCGATTCACTCGAGTACTTTTTGGCTTGGCACCGTCTCCATTCCTCTTGGCCGCAGTTATCAAAGAACATCTACAGCGATACAAAATGGTGAACCCGGAATTAGTAGAGGAGATAGAGCGCAGTATGTACGTGGATGATTTAATCAGTGGTGGGGAGACAACAGAACGAGCGTTAGAAATCAAGATGACAGCCACGACCATCTTTGGTGAGGCGACTTTCAAGCTGCACAAGTGGCATTCCAACGATCGGGAACTAGAAGTTGAAACTGCGACTGTAGATGAAGAAAGTCAGAGTtacgccaaacaacaactgggAACCAGAAAGGGCGAATCAAAACTGCTAGGAGtcccctgggacaaagaaaaggacGAAATTCAAGTCAGCTTCCCGATTTCAACCGCTGAGCCGACAAAAAGAGGTATTCTTGGAAAAGTCGCAAAAATCTACGATCCACTCGGTCTGGCTTCACCCGTGACCCTCTCTGGAAAAATGCTCTACAGAGATGCCTGCGACACGAAGATCGCATGGGATAGGCCCTTACCAAGTGACTTACAAGccaaaacagaaggaaaggcCTATCTTGCATTGTACGCGTGCAGTCTTACCCGAGGATTATTCCTGGAAGTACTACCAAACCTGGCAACCAGTGAATTCCTAAGAAGTCTAAAACGGCTCATCGCGCGCCGTGGGCGTCCGAAGAAGATATATTCCGACAATGGCAAAACCTTTGTTGGCGCCGAGAAGTGGCTCAAACAAGTTATGCGTGACGAGAAGACACAAGATTACTTAGCACATGAGAACATCAAGTGGCAATTCAACCTCAGCCGCGCCGCTTGGTGGGGAGGACAGTTCGAGCGCCTCATCGCACTggtaaaaacagctttaaacaagaCTATCGGATGCGGAATGTTGACCTGGACAGAGCTGTGTGAAGTGGTACTGGATGTGGAGATTGCTTTGAATAATCGCCCTTTATGTTACGTCGAAGACGACATACAGTTACCCGTGCTTACCCCTAACTCACTGCTATTTCTTCGATCAAACCAGCTACCAGAACTGGAACCACACCATCTAAGAGAATTTGATCTGCGTAGAAGAGCTAAATATTTGCGAAGGTGCAAGCAGGCTTTGTGGACCAGGTGGACTACCGAATATTTACGAGGGTTGAGAGAACGACACCGGATGAAACACAAGGGTCAAACCACGCCCTTGGCCAAAGGAGAAGTAGTCATCATCAAGGACGAGGAACGAAAtcgcaataaatggaaaattggaatcGTGGAAGATCTGATTTCGGGACGAGACGGAATCGTTCGAGCTGCCAAACTTCGAGCGGGGAAAGGAACACTTGAACGGGCGGTACAACACCTTTACCCACTGGAGCTGTCCTGCGATCGGGAGAATGTACAGGCTCCTCTGCAGCTCAACCCTTTAGCCCCGACATTCAGGCCCAGGAGGGACGCAGCGGTAGCCGCTCGTTATCGCATTCAAGATGCGAACATTGATGCCGATTAG